The sequence below is a genomic window from Leisingera sp. M658.
GCCAGATCGCGCGCGTACCAGAAATTGTTGGCCGGGTCATTCTGCGGGGTAAAACTGTCGCGCTCAACCGGCCAATGCAGGTTGCCGGCGGCATAGACCGGGCCGGTGCTGCGCTTGGCGTTCTTTGCTGCCTCGGGCACGAAACCGCGTTCCAGCAGGATACGGCGGCCTGTCTTGTCTTCCGTCAGGGCCTGAATGATCCGGAAGCCGGTACCGGTTTCCTTGGAGCTGACCAAAACGTGCAGCTCCGCACCCGAGATTGTCCCGAACAGATCCACAGCTTGGTACTTGTGCTCTGCCGCGTTGGGGGAGGCTGGCAAGGGTTCAGGCAATCCGGCCAGCCGGAAGATTATATCCTCGATGACCTGCTCTTTCCACGCCAGCCGCTGCAGCTGCCAGGTGCCAAGGCCCAGCAGGATCGCGATCCCCAGACCGCTGACCACCACCAAAAAACCGACATGCCGCATCCGGGCCGCTCCGCTTCAACAGTAAAGGCGCGCAGAGCGTGATGCCCTGCGCGCCTTGCTCATTAAGGTCTGTCTGCGGCTTTTGGAACCGCAAACATGTAACCGTTACAAACCGCCCGTTACAGGCCGCCGATTAGAGGCCGGAAGTGCCCCAGATGTAGACAGCGACAAACAGGAACAGCCATACGACGTCCACAAAGTGCCAGTACCAGGCAGCGGCCTCAAAGCCGACGTGCTGTTCAGGGGTGAAGTCGCCCTTCATCGCGCGGATCAGGCAGACGGTCAGGAAGATGGTGCCGATCACAACGTGGAAACCGTGAAAGCCGGTTGCCATGAAGAAGTTCGAATAGAACTCATCGCCGCCGAACTGCCAGCCTTCGTGCAGCAGGTGGTAGTATTCGTAGCCCTGCAGCGCGGTGAAGAGGATGCCGAAGGCAATGCCGATGGCCAGGCCCTGCACCAGTGCCTTGCGGTCGTTGTTGTGCACCAGCGCATGGTGCGCCCAGGTCACGGCGCAGCCCGACAGCAGCAGCAGCAGCGTGTTGATCAGCGGCAGGTGGAACGGGTCGACGGCAACGATCTCCGGCTTCAGGTACTCGGTGCCGACATAGGTCTCCATCGGGTAGATGGCATGTTTGAAGAATGACCAGAACCAGGCGAAGAAGAACATCACCTCGGACATCACAAACAGGATAAAGCCATAACGCAAGCCGATCCGCACCACAGTGGTGTGATCGCCGGCCTTGCTTTCGGCGACAACTTCGGACCACCAGGCGAAGGCCGAGTAGAGAACTGCAACCAGGCCGATCCAGAACGCCCAGGCAGTGATGCCCTTCATCCAGAAGACCGCGCCGACCAGCATGACAAAAGTGCCCAGCGATGCGGCCAGCGGCCAGATCGACGGCGGCAGAATATGATAATCGTGATTTTTAGCGTGCGCCATTCAAGTGTCCCTCACCAAAGCGGCCTAATTCGTGGTTGCCCCTGCCCCGGTGTTAGTCCCGGTGTCGAGAGCAGCAAAGCCCTCGGGCAGATCGATTTCATGAAACGTGTACGAAAGCGTGATCGTATGCACGTATTTTGCGTCCCGGTCGTCAAGGATTTCGGGATCGACAAAGAAGGTCACGGGCATCTGCACCCGTTCCCCCGGCTGAAGCACCTGCTCGGTAAAGCAGAAGCAGTCTATTTTTTCAAAAAACCCGCCGGCCTGATAGGGCGTCACATTGTAGGACGCCTGCCCTGCCACGGGGCGGTCGGTCGGGTTGTAGGCCTCGTAAAAGGCCAGTCCGGTTTCCCCCAGCTTGATCTCCATCTCGCGCTGGGACGGTTTGAACTCCCACGGCATGCCGCGCTGTTTTGAGCCGTCAAAGCGCACTGTGATGGTCTGATCCACAATCGTGTCCGAACCGGTGCTGGCAACGCCGGTAACGCCGCCAAAGCCGGTGACCCGGCAGAACCAGTCATAAAACGGGACCGAGGCCCAGGACAGGCCGCTCATCAGGACGACAACGCCCACCAGCTGGACAACAGTTTTCTGCGGCCCCTGCAACGCCATCAGTTCTGCTCTCCCTGGGCGTCCGGGAATTTGAAAGTGGCCGAGGTCACCTTGGCCATGGTCAGCGCCATCACCAGCACCACAAAGGCGCCCAGCAGGATGCCAACGCCCTTATTGAGGCCGGAGCGGCGTTTGTGGATCTCATGCTGTTTTCGCAATGCCATCTTACCAGCCTCCCAGGCCGTAGGGCTTCAGCAATGCTTCCGCCAGGATCGCACCGAAATGCAGGAACAAGTAGAGCAGCGACAGTTTGAAGAAGCTGCGCTCCACCTTGAAGTTGTCGTTCTCGGAATCG
It includes:
- a CDS encoding SURF1 family protein, which translates into the protein MRHVGFLVVVSGLGIAILLGLGTWQLQRLAWKEQVIEDIIFRLAGLPEPLPASPNAAEHKYQAVDLFGTISGAELHVLVSSKETGTGFRIIQALTEDKTGRRILLERGFVPEAAKNAKRSTGPVYAAGNLHWPVERDSFTPQNDPANNFWYARDLAEMAATLKTEPVLVISREPLGENVRPMGISTSTIPNNHLQYAITWFSLAFIWAAMTVYFLRRNRANS
- a CDS encoding cytochrome c oxidase subunit 3, encoding MAHAKNHDYHILPPSIWPLAASLGTFVMLVGAVFWMKGITAWAFWIGLVAVLYSAFAWWSEVVAESKAGDHTTVVRIGLRYGFILFVMSEVMFFFAWFWSFFKHAIYPMETYVGTEYLKPEIVAVDPFHLPLINTLLLLLSGCAVTWAHHALVHNNDRKALVQGLAIGIAFGILFTALQGYEYYHLLHEGWQFGGDEFYSNFFMATGFHGFHVVIGTIFLTVCLIRAMKGDFTPEQHVGFEAAAWYWHFVDVVWLFLFVAVYIWGTSGL
- a CDS encoding cytochrome c oxidase assembly protein, producing MALQGPQKTVVQLVGVVVLMSGLSWASVPFYDWFCRVTGFGGVTGVASTGSDTIVDQTITVRFDGSKQRGMPWEFKPSQREMEIKLGETGLAFYEAYNPTDRPVAGQASYNVTPYQAGGFFEKIDCFCFTEQVLQPGERVQMPVTFFVDPEILDDRDAKYVHTITLSYTFHEIDLPEGFAALDTGTNTGAGATTN
- a CDS encoding cytochrome C oxidase assembly protein, whose amino-acid sequence is MALRKQHEIHKRRSGLNKGVGILLGAFVVLVMALTMAKVTSATFKFPDAQGEQN